The Daucus carota subsp. sativus chromosome 7, DH1 v3.0, whole genome shotgun sequence genome window below encodes:
- the LOC108194058 gene encoding uncharacterized protein LOC108194058 codes for MVDVDRRMGGLNPAHLAGLRRLSARAAASTPSTPQPPRNSLLSFNSLADKVINHLKNSGTQVQPGLSEPEFAKAEAEFSFAFPPDLKAILSAGLPIGPGFPDWRATGSARLQLRASLNLPIAAISFHIARNALWSKSWGPRPIDPEKALKMARNELKKAPLLIPVFSRCYIPCNPTLAGNPVFFIDENQIFCCGFDLSDFFDRESSLFRGSDPVSLSKQRSESGKSAAALSNYSRRSLDAVTGGRTPRWVEFWSDAAVDRRRRNSNSSSPDRYFEIPRLGVPEWVNQYIDRVGSVLKEGGWAESDVNEIKNVSASGFLDGEMMCLDNQGLLDALLLKTDRFSDSLQKAGWSSEEVSEVFGFDFRIVKEKKLGKKLSPELVERIGKLAETASFKQ; via the coding sequence ATGGTGGACGTGGACCGGAGAATGGGTGGCCTTAACCCGGCCCACCTCGCCGGACTCCGCCGCCTCTCCGCCCGAGCCGCCGCATCGACACCTTCCACTCCACAACCCCCACGTAACAGCCTCCTCTCATTCAATTCCCTCGCTGATAAAGTCATCAACCATCTCAAAAACTCGGGTACCCAAGTCCAACCCGGACTATCCGAACCCGAGTTCGCCAAAGCCGAAGCTGAGTTCAGCTTCGCTTTCCCACCCGACCTCAAAGCCATTCTCTCAGCCGGGTTGCCCATCGGACCCGGCTTCCCGGACTGGCGCGCcaccggctcggctcggctccaGCTCCGCGCTTCACTCAATTTGCCCATCGCGGCTATCTCGTTTCACATTGCGCGTAATGCTTTGTGGTCCAAGTCATGGGGTCCGAGACCCATTGACCCGGAAAAGGCTCTTAAGATGGCCCGAAATGAGTTGAAGAAAGCGCCGCTATTGATACCCGTTTTCAGTCGGTGTTACATTCCGTGCAACCCGACTTTAGCGGGTAACCCGGTTTTCTTTATCGACGAGAATCAGATCTTCTGTTGCGGGTTCGATTTATCCGATTTTTTCGACCGGGAATCGTCTTTGTTTCGGGGGTCCGACCCGGTTTCACTATCCAAGCAAAGATCCGAGAGTGGGAAATCGGCTGCGGCTCTATCGAATTATTCGCGGCGGAGTTTAGATGCGGTGACGGGAGGGAGGACGCCGAGATGGGTCGAGTTTTGGTCGGACGCCGCCGTGGATCGCCGTCGGAGAAATTCGAACTCGTCGTCGCCGGACCGGTATTTCGAAATACCCAGATTGGGGGTACCCGAATGGGTAAACCAGTATATTGATCGGGTCGGGTCGGTTTTGAAAGAAGGCGGGTGGGCCGAGTCCGACGTGAACGAAATTAAAAATGTGTCAGCCTCGGGTTTTTTGGACGGTGAGATGATGTGTTTGGATAATCAAGGCCTCCTGGATGCTTTGCTCTTGAAAACGGATCGGTTTTCGGACTCTCTCCAAAAAGCCGGGTGGAGCTCCGAGGAAGTTTCGGAAGTGTTCGGGTTCGATTTTCGGATCGTGAAGGAGAAGAAACTGGGTAAGAAGCTGTCACCCGAGTTGGTAGAAAGAATCGGCAAGTTGGCTGAAACGGCATcgtttaaacaataa